The Vicia villosa cultivar HV-30 ecotype Madison, WI linkage group LG1, Vvil1.0, whole genome shotgun sequence genome includes a region encoding these proteins:
- the LOC131644650 gene encoding uncharacterized protein LOC131644650: METATASHDSETENCKLQQRRRRGELVVNGYFVYTRRKRIEHHSDNEIAKRLRTEENEEVKAEIDSSAAEKNNAVVLWTSKRQRKPSFKLKADSQEDNASADKAATVCNTKSVVANEKLMTVKELFDTGLLDGVPVVYVGCKKEASDSGLQGVIAGGGILCSCCLCNGRRIIPPSKFEIHACKIYKRATQYICFENGKSLLELLGVCRTAPLHTLEATIQNFLCIPPEEKYFTCRSCRGCFPVSTVKRVGLICHSCVETSKSEDGSIRAVGKRVRTPRPYLFSSPSSISEKSISSKTKRQQKKKTKSSKRVSMIKSSKKSASVPIIQEKSLCSMETKSSKLLLKFKIAPITSNSKCSSPQNKNQWRINKKHQRLHKLIFEEDGLPDGAEVAYYARGQKLLEGIKKKSGIICRCCNTEISPAQFEIHAGWASRRKPYAYIYTSNGVSLHELALFLSKDRKCTAKYNDDACIVCWDGGNLLLCDGCPRAFHKECASVSSIPRRGRYCPICQHMFLGEGSVALNPDAVAAGRVEGVDPIEQIAKRCIRIVKDIEAEIGGCALCRGSDFSKSGFGPRTIIICDQCEKEYHVGCLRDHKMAYLKELPEGDWLCCNDCTRIHSILGNLLVRVAERLPESLLDIIKKKQEERYLEPLNEIDIRWRLVNGKVASPETRPLLLEALSIFNECFDPIVDVATERDLIPSMVYGRSLQTQDFGGMYCALLIVNSSVVSAGMLRIFGRDIAELPLIATRHKNRGKGYFQTLFSCIERLLAFLNVKNLVLPAAEEAESIWINKFGFSRMKLEQLTNYRKSCQQMMAFKGTVMLHKTVPQCRIINREK, encoded by the exons ATGGAAACAGCAACCGCGTCGCACGATTCCGAAACCGAGAACTGCAAGCTGCAGCAGCGGCGGCGGCGAGGCGAGTTGGTCGTGAACGGTTACTTCGTGTACACACGACGCAAGAGGATCGAGCATCATTCCGACAACGAGATAGCGAAGAGACTCAGAACCGAGGAAAATGAAGAAGTTAAAGCGGAAATTGACTCCAGTGCGGCGGAGAAGAACAACGCCGTCGTTTTATGGACTTCTAAACGGCAGCGGAAACCGTCGTTTAAGCTTAAGGCTGATTCACAAGAAGATAATGCGTCTGCTGATAAGGCCGCTACTGTTTGTAATACGAAGAGCGTCGTGGCTAACGAGAAGCTAATGACTGTGAAGGAGCTCTTTGATACTGGTTTGCTCGATGGTGTTCCAGTTGTTTACGTCGGTTGCAAGAAGGAG GCTTCAGATTCGGGATTGCAAGGTGTAATTGCTGGTGGGGGGATATTGTGTTCGTGCTGTCTGTGCAATGGACGCAGA ATTATTCCTCCTTCCAAATTTGAGATTCACGCCTGCAAAATATATAAGAGGGCAACGCAGTATATTTGCTTTGAAAATGGAAAGAGTCTGCTTGAACTATTGGGAGTATGCAGGACTGCTCCCTTACATACTTTGGAGGCCACCATTCAAAATTTTCTTTGTATACCGCCTGAAGAGAAGTATTTTACTTGCAGGAGCTGCAGAG GGTGTTTCCCTGTTTCAACTGTGAAAAGAGTTGGGCTTATATGCCATTCTTGTGTGGAAACAAGCAAGTCTGAAGATGGTTCTATTCGTGCAGTTGGCAAAAGAGTCAG GACTCCTCGACCATATCTGTTCTCTAGTCCATCTAGTATTTCTGAAAAGAGTATTTCTTCAAAAACTAAAAGAcaacagaagaagaaaacaaa GTCATCAAAACGGGTTAGCATGATAAAATCTTCCAAGAAGAGTGCTTCTGTGCCTATTATCCAGGAGAAAAGTTTGTGCAGCATGGAAACAAA GTCATCAAAACTGCTACTCAAGTTTAAGATTGCTCCAATTACATCAAATTCAAAATGTTCATCTCCACAAAATAAGAATCAGTGGAGGATCAATAAGAA GCATCAGCGATTGCATAAATTAATTTTTGAAGAAGATGGGTTGCCTGATGGAGCTGAAGTAGCTTATTATGCACGTGGACAG AAATTGCTTGAGGGTATCAAAAAGAAATCCGGAATTATTTGTCGATGCTGCAACACTGAG ATCAGTCCCGCACAGTTTGAAATTCATGCAGGGTGGGCTTCTCGCAGGAAGCC TTATGCATACATCTACACGTCGAACGGGGTGTCTCTCCATGAGTTGGCATTATTCCTCTCAAAAGATCGCAAATGCACTGCAAAATATAATGATGATGCTTGCATTGTTTGTTGGGATGGTGGAAATCTGTTGCTCTGTGATGGATGCCCAAGGGCATTTCATAAAG AATGTGCATCTGTATCAAGTATTCCACGTCGTGGTCGGTACTGTCCAATCTGTCAACACATGTTCCTTGGAGAAGGATCTGTGGCTCTCAATCCTGATGCGGTGGCGgctggaagggttgaaggagttGATCCTATAGAACAGATTGCCAAGAGATGCATTCGGATAGTGAAAGATATTGAAGCTGAAATTGGTGGATGTGCTTTATGCAG GGGTTCTGACTTCAGCAAATCAGGTTTTGGTCCGCGCACAATAATAATATGTGATCAG TGTGAAAAGGAATATCACGTGGGCTGTTTGAGGGATCATAAAATGGCATATTTGAAG GAGTTGCCGGAAGGAGACTGGCTTTGTTGCAATGATTGCACAAGAATACATTCTATTTTGGGGAACCTTCTAGTTAGGGTGGCTGAGAGACTCCCTGAATCTCTTTTGGATATTATAAAGAAAAAGCAAGAGGAAAGATATTTGGAACCCCTTAATGAGATTGATATAAGATGGAGGCTTGTTAATGGCAAAGTTGCTTCTCCTGAAACCAGGCCATTGCTTTTAGAGGCCTTGTCAATATTTAAC GAATGTTTTGATCCAATAGTTGACGTAGCTACTGAACGGGACCTTATTCCTTCTATGGTTTATGG ACGGAGTTTGCAGACTCAGGATTTTGGCGGAATGTATTGTGCATTATTAATTGTCAA TTCATCTGTGGTATCTGCGGGCATGCTTCGGATTTTTGGGAGAGATATTGCAGAGCTCCCTTTAATTGCTACAAGACACAAAAACCGTGGAAAG GGCTACTTCCAAACACTGTTCTCGTGCATTGAAAGGCTGCTGGCCTTCTTGAATGTGAAGAACCTTGTGCTACCAGCTGCTGAAGAAGCAGAATCCATATGGATAAATAAATTTGGGTTTAGCAGGATGAAACTTGAACAG CTTACCAACTATAGAAAGAGCTGCCAACAGATGATGGCATTCAAAGGAACGGTTATGCTTCATAAAACAGTACCTCAATGTCGGATAATCAATCGCGAGAAATGA